One window of the Verrucomicrobiota bacterium genome contains the following:
- the dprA gene encoding DNA-processing protein DprA: MTDTEAAIILNMLPQVGPVRVRRLTDRFGSLSAILGATGSELRGVEGIGPEVSSVINSWQEHADLDAELALVQKAGARVLTQADSEYPELLKEIHDPPIVLYILGKLEERDQRNGIGIVGTRKASHYALESAKKLGYQLAYSGLTVYSGLARGIDTAAHQAALAANGRTVAVLGSGLSHIYPEENIPLVEKIVENHGAVISEFPMGVTPTKQTFPKRNRIISGCSFGLLVVEAGQNSGALISAREAGDQGRSLYAVPGRIDHPGTLGSNRLIQQGAKLVIDAADILSDLPMIFAVPPELSRSRPKVELTGEELLVYEAIGEDPTPVDTIIARSGLPPATVSSRLLALELGRHVRAQPGNRFIKLI, translated from the coding sequence ATGACTGACACCGAGGCCGCGATCATCCTGAATATGCTTCCCCAGGTGGGGCCCGTACGGGTGCGGCGGCTGACTGACCGGTTCGGGTCCCTCTCCGCGATCCTCGGGGCCACCGGTTCGGAATTGCGCGGTGTGGAAGGGATAGGGCCTGAAGTTTCTTCCGTCATCAACTCCTGGCAAGAACACGCCGATCTGGATGCCGAGCTTGCTTTGGTTCAGAAGGCAGGAGCCCGGGTCCTGACCCAAGCCGACTCCGAGTATCCCGAACTTCTCAAGGAGATCCATGATCCCCCAATCGTCCTCTACATCCTTGGCAAGCTGGAGGAACGCGACCAACGGAATGGCATCGGCATCGTCGGCACGCGGAAGGCAAGCCACTACGCCTTGGAGTCGGCCAAGAAGCTAGGCTACCAGCTAGCCTACTCAGGACTGACGGTCTACAGCGGTCTGGCACGCGGCATCGATACGGCGGCCCATCAGGCAGCGCTAGCAGCTAATGGCCGCACGGTTGCGGTTCTGGGCAGCGGCCTCTCCCATATCTATCCTGAGGAGAATATTCCCTTGGTTGAGAAGATCGTTGAGAACCACGGGGCTGTGATCAGTGAGTTCCCCATGGGTGTCACCCCAACCAAGCAGACCTTTCCCAAGCGGAACCGGATCATCAGCGGCTGCTCCTTCGGCCTGCTGGTCGTGGAGGCAGGCCAGAACAGTGGCGCCCTGATCAGCGCCAGGGAGGCCGGGGATCAAGGCCGTTCACTCTATGCCGTTCCGGGTCGGATCGATCATCCTGGCACGCTCGGCTCAAACCGTCTGATCCAGCAGGGGGCCAAGCTCGTGATCGATGCAGCCGACATACTGTCAGATCTTCCCATGATCTTTGCGGTACCTCCGGAGCTCTCCCGCAGCCGTCCGAAGGTGGAACTGACCGGCGAGGAGCTCCTGGTTTACGAGGCGATCGGAGAGGATCCGACCCCCGTGGACACGATCATTGCCAGATCCGGTTTGCCACCGGCGACGGTCTCTTCTAGGTTGCTCGCCCTTGAGCTAGGACGCCATGTCCGGGCCCAACCGGGCAACCGCTTCATCAAACTGATCTGA
- a CDS encoding GNAT family acetyltransferase, with the protein MSVASPVTAPPSPARQSAVTIRRYESRDREAVRHLCCETGFLGKAIDPVFQDREIFADYLTRYYTDIEPESSFVLEQEGIVKGYLLGSYRPFRQQLFNFFNNIHLFTRGMAKYPFYNKATRDFIGWILRTSWKEVPKAPRRSAHFHFNILPEAQGLAHSTKLMNSYLEHLRCKNVRQVYGQVVTFEARRGARVFERYGFQVLNRSEITKYRKTHPEPVYLTTVLKELR; encoded by the coding sequence GTGTCCGTAGCATCGCCCGTCACCGCCCCCCCTTCACCCGCACGTCAATCCGCAGTGACTATCCGCCGTTACGAGTCACGTGATCGCGAGGCCGTGCGCCATCTCTGCTGCGAGACCGGATTTCTAGGTAAGGCGATCGACCCGGTCTTCCAGGATCGCGAGATTTTCGCGGACTACCTGACCCGGTACTACACGGACATCGAGCCGGAGTCCTCGTTCGTGCTTGAGCAGGAGGGCATTGTGAAGGGCTATCTGCTCGGTTCCTACCGTCCCTTCCGCCAGCAGCTCTTCAATTTCTTCAACAACATCCACCTTTTCACCCGCGGGATGGCCAAGTACCCCTTCTACAACAAGGCTACGCGTGACTTCATCGGCTGGATCCTACGCACTTCGTGGAAGGAAGTTCCTAAGGCTCCCCGTCGTAGCGCCCACTTCCACTTCAATATTCTGCCAGAAGCGCAAGGACTGGCCCATAGCACAAAGCTCATGAACAGTTATCTGGAGCATCTGCGCTGCAAGAACGTGCGCCAGGTCTATGGTCAGGTGGTGACCTTTGAAGCACGGCGTGGAGCTAGGGTTTTCGAACGCTACGGCTTCCAGGTGCTCAACCGCAGCGAGATCACGAAATACCGCAAGACCCACCCCGAACCAGTCTACCTCACGACCGTCCTGAAGGAGCTGCGTTAG
- a CDS encoding glycosyltransferase yields the protein MRRYVAEKAAHLEAAGDRHVLIIPGEKTERRIEGLQTIYTIESPLISRTARYRALINLNLVEEALEREQPDLIESGDPYQIAWKALASGRALGIPTVGFYHSHFPDAVLRSVAKYFGSISVMMAEEIGKKYAVTLYNRFERTLVPSAGLSELLSMWGMENVETLELGVDTDIFFPDRERGHAARQALGWPSDKQVLLYVGRLNADKNVRKLFEAFALLHKSDPRRFHLVVVGDGMLRNALHHLEEATQAVSWIRYCNGSQELADIYRAADLFVHPGVKETFGLVTLESQACGTPVVGIRGSYMDAINFSGLHNWSVDNNAEALAGAIRTVADQDLAASGLRASAFVKGRYCWKEVFARLFAIYRKVIASYNP from the coding sequence GTGAGGCGTTATGTAGCGGAGAAGGCGGCTCACTTGGAAGCGGCCGGTGATCGCCATGTGCTGATCATTCCGGGCGAAAAGACCGAGCGCCGAATTGAGGGACTCCAGACGATCTACACGATCGAATCGCCGCTGATTTCGCGGACGGCACGCTATCGCGCGCTCATCAATCTCAACCTTGTGGAGGAGGCCTTGGAGCGGGAACAGCCGGACCTGATCGAATCGGGCGATCCCTATCAGATTGCATGGAAGGCCCTCGCCTCGGGACGTGCGCTCGGCATCCCCACGGTCGGCTTCTACCATTCGCATTTTCCGGACGCAGTGCTTCGTTCCGTGGCCAAGTACTTCGGCTCCATCTCCGTGATGATGGCCGAGGAAATCGGCAAGAAGTACGCTGTCACGCTCTACAACCGCTTCGAGCGCACGCTAGTCCCAAGTGCCGGCCTCTCCGAACTCCTTAGCATGTGGGGCATGGAGAACGTCGAGACTCTTGAACTAGGCGTCGACACGGACATCTTCTTTCCCGACAGAGAGCGCGGACATGCAGCTCGCCAGGCCCTCGGATGGCCCTCCGACAAACAGGTTCTGCTCTATGTCGGCAGGCTTAATGCCGACAAGAACGTCCGCAAGCTCTTCGAGGCTTTCGCGCTGCTTCACAAGAGCGATCCGAGACGTTTTCATCTGGTTGTGGTAGGCGACGGCATGCTCCGCAATGCGCTTCATCATCTGGAAGAAGCGACGCAGGCCGTAAGCTGGATTCGTTACTGCAACGGATCCCAGGAGCTGGCTGATATCTACAGGGCGGCGGATCTCTTCGTGCATCCCGGGGTCAAAGAGACCTTCGGACTGGTGACCCTCGAGAGTCAGGCCTGCGGAACACCCGTGGTCGGGATCCGCGGCAGCTACATGGACGCGATCAACTTCAGCGGCCTGCACAACTGGTCGGTGGACAACAATGCGGAGGCACTGGCCGGGGCGATTCGGACGGTTGCGGATCAGGATCTTGCGGCCTCGGGCCTGCGGGCCTCCGCCTTCGTGAAAGGCCGCTACTGCTGGAAGGAAGTCTTTGCTCGTCTCTTTGCGATTTACCGGAAGGTGATCGCCTCGTACAACCCTTAG
- the trxB gene encoding thioredoxin-disulfide reductase yields MEQVVIIGSGCAGWTAAIYTARANLNPLLITGQQPGGLLTTTSSVENFPGFQNGIEGTALMMEMQEQATRFGTRIQYLSRVESVDFSSNPLKVTVDGKTIETRTVIVAVGAGHRHLGVPGEHELENRGVTYCATCDGALPIFRNQPLVVVGGGDSACEEASYLTRFASQVYLIHRRDALRASKIMAERTLANPKITPVWNSVVEEVLDVTQNRVTGVRLKNIVTDEVSTLDCAGVFVAVGHTPNTQIFQGQLTMDEAGYLILGEGSRTNIPGVFAAGDCADSVYRQAITAAGMGCAAAIDAERWLAGL; encoded by the coding sequence ATGGAACAAGTCGTCATCATCGGATCCGGTTGCGCCGGATGGACCGCCGCGATCTATACAGCGCGCGCCAATCTCAACCCTCTTCTGATCACGGGCCAGCAGCCGGGCGGCCTGCTCACCACCACCTCGAGCGTCGAGAACTTCCCCGGCTTCCAGAACGGCATCGAGGGAACGGCGCTGATGATGGAGATGCAGGAACAGGCAACCCGCTTCGGAACACGGATCCAGTATTTGAGTCGCGTGGAGTCGGTCGACTTCTCCTCCAACCCGCTGAAAGTCACGGTCGATGGAAAAACAATCGAGACCCGAACCGTCATCGTTGCTGTCGGCGCGGGACACCGCCACCTCGGCGTCCCCGGGGAACATGAACTCGAGAACAGGGGGGTCACTTACTGCGCTACCTGCGACGGGGCTCTACCGATTTTCCGCAACCAGCCGCTCGTGGTCGTGGGAGGAGGAGACTCGGCCTGTGAAGAGGCCAGCTATCTCACCCGGTTCGCCTCCCAAGTCTATCTGATCCACCGACGCGATGCACTCCGCGCTTCCAAAATTATGGCCGAGCGGACTCTCGCCAACCCCAAGATCACACCCGTTTGGAACTCCGTTGTGGAAGAGGTTCTCGATGTCACGCAAAACCGCGTCACCGGCGTGCGCCTGAAGAACATCGTGACCGATGAAGTCAGCACGCTGGATTGCGCAGGGGTCTTTGTGGCGGTCGGCCACACACCGAACACGCAAATCTTCCAAGGACAGCTCACCATGGATGAGGCTGGATACCTCATTCTCGGCGAGGGTAGCCGCACGAACATCCCCGGGGTCTTCGCCGCCGGCGACTGCGCCGACTCCGTCTACCGCCAAGCCATCACAGCAGCGGGCATGGGCTGCGCCGCTGCAATCGACGCGGAACGCTGGCTAGCGGGTCTGTAA
- a CDS encoding acyl-CoA thioesterase, whose protein sequence is MFFDTDAGGVVHNIAYLRFIETARTLLAVKLGMDWERMARTSVYPVVVRTEIDYKRPAILGDELEVHGRLGEATPARFWCHFEIKRPRDGALLITCQQALAFVKMPEGKPLRLPKGWPEPFAPEV, encoded by the coding sequence ATGTTCTTCGACACGGATGCGGGTGGAGTCGTCCACAACATTGCCTACCTTCGCTTCATCGAGACGGCTCGCACACTGCTCGCCGTAAAGCTGGGCATGGATTGGGAGCGGATGGCCCGAACCTCGGTCTACCCCGTGGTTGTGCGCACCGAGATCGACTACAAGAGGCCCGCAATCCTAGGAGACGAACTCGAAGTTCACGGACGCCTCGGTGAGGCCACCCCTGCCCGCTTCTGGTGCCACTTCGAGATCAAGCGCCCGCGCGACGGGGCCCTGCTGATCACGTGCCAGCAAGCGCTAGCCTTCGTGAAGATGCCGGAGGGGAAACCTCTCCGCCTACCCAAAGGCTGGCCGGAACCCTTCGCTCCGGAAGTTTAG
- a CDS encoding ABC transporter ATP-binding protein, whose protein sequence is MTTASSIIHLRARGLCQTYDLGEAKLQVLKGVDLDVAKGEVVFLRGASGAGKSTLLYILAGLEHPREGSVEFEGEQLFALKGDREALLRNRRMGFVFQSYFLLPELTALENVLLPSMLGGRKNDAHARSLLDRVGLSGRLDHLPSQLSGGEQQRVAIARALVNDPSILFADEPTGNLDAVTGAGIIELLLGLARQDGRTFVAVTHDPALAALGDRQLFLKEGHLQEQLA, encoded by the coding sequence ATGACTACTGCTTCCTCCATCATTCACCTTCGGGCCCGAGGGCTTTGCCAAACCTACGATTTGGGAGAGGCTAAGCTTCAGGTTCTCAAGGGGGTCGATCTGGATGTGGCCAAAGGAGAGGTGGTCTTTCTCCGCGGCGCATCCGGTGCAGGCAAATCGACGCTCCTCTATATCCTTGCTGGTCTGGAGCATCCGAGGGAGGGAAGCGTCGAGTTCGAAGGCGAACAGCTCTTTGCTCTCAAGGGCGATCGTGAGGCCCTGCTGCGCAACCGCCGCATGGGATTCGTCTTCCAATCCTATTTTCTCCTGCCGGAACTGACTGCCCTAGAGAACGTACTACTTCCCTCGATGCTGGGCGGCAGAAAAAACGACGCTCACGCCCGCAGCCTGCTCGACCGGGTAGGACTTTCGGGACGCCTCGACCATCTCCCCTCGCAACTCAGCGGCGGCGAGCAGCAGCGTGTGGCCATCGCCCGCGCCTTGGTGAATGATCCCAGCATTCTCTTTGCCGACGAGCCCACGGGGAACCTCGATGCGGTGACGGGCGCCGGGATCATCGAGCTCCTTCTCGGGCTGGCGAGGCAGGATGGACGGACCTTTGTCGCCGTGACCCATGATCCGGCTCTAGCCGCTCTCGGCGATCGTCAGCTCTTCCTCAAGGAAGGCCATCTTCAGGAACAACTCGCCTAA
- the purU gene encoding formyltetrahydrofolate deformylase, whose product MPSPTTLLMTLDCPDQVGLLAKITGFVAEQRGNFVEVNQYTDTINNWFLARFAFEVPEGVTLETVRTAFAPIVESIKARCSIRDSSKPVRTVLMVSKEDHCLADLIWRWRSKEMNIEVPLVISNHDSLRSSVEKEGLPFLHVPIPSEEAGRDTAFRTISDAIRDVSGDLTVLCRYMQVLPAWFCEEHHNHVINIHHSLLPAFAGADPYRRAYDRGVKLIGATCHYATEELDAGPIIHQEMIPIEHFHSPSDMRRLGRDCERLALARGVRLHVDDRVVVHGSRAIVFGD is encoded by the coding sequence ATGCCTTCTCCGACCACGCTGCTGATGACGCTGGATTGCCCTGATCAGGTGGGGCTACTGGCAAAGATCACCGGTTTTGTTGCCGAGCAACGGGGAAACTTCGTCGAGGTGAACCAGTACACCGATACGATCAATAACTGGTTCCTGGCCCGCTTTGCCTTCGAGGTGCCGGAGGGTGTCACGCTGGAAACGGTGCGCACCGCCTTCGCTCCAATCGTAGAGTCGATCAAGGCGCGATGCTCCATCCGCGACAGTTCTAAGCCGGTGAGGACTGTCCTGATGGTCAGCAAGGAGGATCACTGTTTGGCGGACCTGATCTGGCGCTGGCGCTCCAAAGAAATGAACATCGAAGTGCCCCTGGTGATCTCGAACCATGATTCGTTGCGCTCCTCGGTAGAGAAGGAGGGGCTGCCGTTTCTCCATGTTCCGATTCCCTCAGAAGAGGCGGGCAGGGATACGGCTTTCCGCACGATCAGCGATGCCATCCGTGATGTCTCGGGGGATCTGACCGTCCTCTGCCGCTATATGCAGGTGCTCCCAGCTTGGTTTTGCGAGGAGCATCACAACCACGTTATCAATATCCATCACTCCCTGCTACCCGCCTTTGCCGGAGCGGATCCCTACCGGCGTGCCTACGACCGCGGCGTGAAGCTGATCGGTGCCACCTGCCACTACGCCACCGAAGAGCTGGATGCCGGCCCGATCATCCATCAGGAGATGATCCCGATCGAACACTTCCACTCTCCCTCTGACATGCGGCGTCTCGGACGCGACTGCGAGCGACTCGCCTTGGCCCGTGGTGTCCGCCTCCATGTCGATGATCGCGTCGTGGTTCACGGCTCCCGTGCGATTGTCTTCGGGGATTGA
- a CDS encoding YIP1 family protein encodes MSNIHIARNHQSLGSFSEEAVREGIHSGRFSSGDLAWREGMAEWKPLGEMAPQWGMEIPAPSLDTASLGETPFAAIPVEGRGPAWEERASLGFFAALSQTIGDVLLRPTQTFASMKQTGGLANPLLYFVLLSSAMFAVSAFYQIAITTMNPALFAPKIPHATGLPTGSSFSVALIGSVLLSPALYVVSAFISSGITHLCLKLLGGANRPFETTFRVICYAQASAAVLNIIPICGSLIGVIWGAYAIIIGLKEAQYTEGWRATLAITLPGLLCCGLLLLLGTAAGFGIAELSHQMGGSMPTLPKLP; translated from the coding sequence ATGTCCAACATCCACATTGCGCGCAACCACCAGTCCCTAGGCTCGTTCAGCGAAGAGGCCGTCAGGGAAGGAATTCATTCCGGACGCTTCTCGTCGGGTGATCTTGCCTGGCGAGAGGGGATGGCTGAGTGGAAGCCGCTCGGCGAGATGGCCCCTCAATGGGGAATGGAGATTCCGGCTCCTTCGCTTGATACAGCAAGTCTGGGCGAGACACCCTTTGCTGCAATCCCTGTCGAGGGAAGAGGCCCTGCTTGGGAAGAGCGTGCATCGCTTGGTTTTTTCGCCGCCCTTTCCCAGACGATCGGCGATGTGCTTTTACGCCCGACACAGACCTTCGCCTCCATGAAGCAGACGGGCGGGCTGGCCAATCCGCTCCTCTATTTCGTGCTGCTCAGTAGCGCCATGTTTGCCGTCTCCGCCTTCTACCAGATCGCGATCACAACCATGAATCCGGCACTCTTTGCCCCGAAGATCCCCCATGCTACAGGCCTGCCCACGGGATCCTCCTTCTCGGTAGCACTGATAGGATCGGTGCTACTCTCCCCGGCGCTCTATGTCGTGAGCGCCTTCATTTCCTCGGGAATCACCCATCTTTGCCTGAAGTTGCTGGGCGGTGCCAATCGGCCGTTCGAAACCACCTTCCGAGTCATCTGCTACGCGCAGGCCAGCGCGGCGGTGCTCAATATCATCCCGATCTGCGGTAGCCTGATCGGCGTGATTTGGGGCGCTTACGCAATTATCATCGGGCTCAAGGAAGCGCAGTACACGGAAGGTTGGAGGGCGACGCTCGCTATCACCCTGCCAGGTTTACTCTGCTGTGGACTCCTTCTCTTGCTGGGTACGGCAGCGGGATTCGGGATCGCCGAGTTAAGCCATCAGATGGGCGGCAGTATGCCGACGCTGCCTAAGCTTCCCTAA
- a CDS encoding DUF2752 domain-containing protein, with amino-acid sequence MLVPRFFWRPLFPGEHDPELTWGLVIALGGILAIGWLISGLPTPLCPLHMLTGLPCPTCGMTRGLSCLLHGNLKGAMLFNPLLTALVFGITLYLLYCVVVVSAGLPRLRWEPLSKKTALAVRVGVVALIAGNWIYLIIREWAL; translated from the coding sequence TTGCTGGTTCCCCGATTCTTCTGGCGGCCGCTCTTTCCGGGGGAGCATGATCCGGAGCTGACTTGGGGTTTGGTTATCGCACTCGGTGGCATCCTGGCCATCGGCTGGCTTATCAGCGGACTCCCCACGCCGCTATGTCCGCTCCATATGCTGACAGGTCTCCCCTGCCCCACCTGCGGCATGACCCGGGGGCTTAGCTGTCTACTTCACGGCAATCTCAAGGGGGCCATGCTGTTCAATCCACTCCTGACGGCTCTCGTTTTTGGAATAACTCTCTATCTCCTTTATTGCGTGGTGGTTGTCTCTGCAGGACTGCCGCGTCTGCGGTGGGAGCCACTCTCTAAAAAGACCGCGCTTGCTGTGCGAGTCGGCGTGGTGGCACTGATAGCGGGGAACTGGATCTACCTGATCATCAGGGAATGGGCCCTCTAA
- a CDS encoding MBL fold metallo-hydrolase, with product MLEITILASGSNGNAALVRTETASFLVDAGLSTKELTLRLSSCGVEPRDLCAILVTHEHGDHTKGLAQWSKKHATPIYCNRQTAAVLRDKVLDFNGWKIFESGAEFDLEGTTVRSFLIPHDAVEPVGFVIRERTHSFGFLTDLGHATTLVTESLRGVDGLLIEANYDEQLLEKDTKRPWSIKQRIQSRHGHLSNTAAAETVSGIRHDGLGHLLLGHLSRDCNSEELALGAMNRMLGPSAINLFCALQEEVSAPIRFN from the coding sequence ATGCTCGAGATCACGATTCTGGCCAGCGGCAGCAATGGCAACGCCGCACTGGTTCGGACCGAAACGGCCTCCTTCCTGGTTGATGCGGGCCTGAGCACCAAGGAGCTGACTCTCCGTTTAAGCTCTTGCGGCGTGGAACCGCGCGACCTCTGCGCGATCCTAGTGACCCACGAGCACGGCGACCACACCAAGGGACTCGCCCAGTGGTCCAAGAAGCATGCCACCCCGATCTATTGCAACCGCCAGACGGCGGCGGTTCTCCGGGACAAAGTCCTCGATTTCAACGGATGGAAGATCTTTGAAAGCGGTGCCGAGTTCGACTTGGAGGGCACAACCGTGCGTTCTTTTCTCATACCGCACGATGCGGTGGAGCCGGTCGGCTTCGTGATCCGAGAACGGACCCACTCCTTTGGGTTCCTCACGGACCTTGGTCATGCAACGACGCTCGTTACTGAATCGCTACGCGGGGTGGATGGTCTCCTGATCGAGGCTAACTACGATGAGCAACTCCTCGAAAAAGACACGAAGCGCCCCTGGTCGATCAAGCAACGGATCCAGTCCCGCCACGGCCATCTCTCGAACACCGCGGCGGCGGAAACCGTCTCGGGGATCCGTCATGATGGCCTAGGTCATCTCCTGCTCGGTCACCTCAGCCGTGACTGTAACAGCGAAGAGCTGGCTCTCGGCGCCATGAACCGAATGCTGGGTCCGAGTGCAATCAACCTCTTCTGCGCACTTCAGGAGGAGGTGTCTGCTCCCATCAGATTCAATTAG
- a CDS encoding glycosyltransferase family 9 protein — protein sequence MDSPEKSPRILIIRRDNIGDLVCTTPLIRALRAQLPTAYIAALVTKYNLAVMAGNPDIDALFSYTKAKHLEHGESRIGIFWSRLKTIWKLRKQRFDWILLPGGPQRSSLRFARWIGAKKILVRDAEDAVGGEHHVEQCCHQLVRMGLEFAAPEARLTPDKARVTKLKHSLPREWNRHSGPVIALHLSSRKISQRWPAERFAELARMLHEKLDAKFLLLWSPGSADNPLHPGDDEKARDVLTSTAGLPLHPVPTERLEDLIAALSLCDSMVCSDGGAMHLAAALGKPMVCLFGDSDPEHWGPWKVPYVVLHPPSREVTDISVEEVAAAFLDLSQKS from the coding sequence ATGGACTCCCCAGAAAAATCACCGCGCATCCTGATCATCCGCCGGGACAATATCGGGGACTTGGTCTGCACGACCCCACTGATCCGTGCCCTCAGAGCACAGCTTCCGACGGCCTACATCGCCGCACTCGTGACAAAATATAATTTGGCCGTGATGGCAGGGAATCCTGATATTGACGCGCTCTTCTCCTACACGAAGGCGAAGCATCTGGAGCATGGCGAGAGCCGCATCGGCATCTTCTGGAGCCGTCTCAAGACCATCTGGAAACTTCGCAAGCAACGCTTCGACTGGATTCTCCTGCCGGGCGGCCCTCAACGCAGCTCGCTCCGTTTCGCCAGATGGATCGGTGCCAAGAAGATTCTGGTCCGCGACGCGGAGGATGCGGTGGGCGGCGAACACCATGTCGAGCAATGCTGCCACCAGCTTGTCCGTATGGGGTTGGAGTTCGCAGCACCGGAGGCTCGCCTGACCCCGGACAAAGCCCGGGTGACAAAGCTCAAGCACTCGTTGCCCCGGGAGTGGAACCGGCATTCTGGCCCCGTAATCGCCTTGCATCTCAGCTCGCGAAAGATTTCCCAGCGGTGGCCTGCCGAGCGATTTGCCGAACTGGCCCGCATGCTGCATGAGAAACTGGATGCCAAATTTCTCCTGCTCTGGTCTCCCGGATCAGCCGACAACCCTCTCCACCCCGGCGACGATGAGAAGGCCCGTGACGTGTTGACCTCCACGGCGGGCCTACCACTGCATCCCGTTCCCACGGAACGGCTGGAAGACCTGATTGCGGCTCTCTCCCTCTGCGACTCCATGGTCTGTAGCGATGGCGGCGCCATGCATCTGGCCGCCGCTCTTGGCAAACCGATGGTCTGCCTCTTCGGCGATTCCGATCCAGAACATTGGGGCCCCTGGAAGGTGCCGTATGTGGTCCTGCATCCGCCCAGTCGCGAAGTGACGGATATCTCCGTGGAGGAAGTCGCTGCCGCTTTTCTAGATCTCAGTCAAAAGTCCTAG
- the bioB gene encoding biotin synthase BioB yields the protein MSTQTHHSPAHPVSIAQLEEIYRSPFFDLIQRSRSVQLQNWDEDNVQLCTLLSVKTGGCSEDCSYCAQSSRYNTGVKAGKLMGCDEILPLAKQARESGTTRFCMGAAWKGVKSGDSRFESMLETVREVSKLGMEVCVTLGQLGDEEARQLKEAGVTAYNHNIDTSPEFYPQIVTSHTFDDRLNTISSVQKAGMAVCCGGIIGMGETERDRLRMLEVLCGFNPPPESVPINCLMSMPGTPLEDQPVVDVFELVRLIATTRIMLPKARIRLSAGRTRLTREGQALCFFAGANSVFYGDKLLTAANPGTNEDLDLLRAIDLAPMEQGMPAAV from the coding sequence GTGAGCACTCAAACCCACCACTCCCCCGCCCACCCCGTCTCCATTGCCCAGCTGGAGGAAATCTACCGCTCCCCATTCTTCGACCTGATCCAGCGCTCGCGCTCCGTCCAGCTCCAGAACTGGGACGAGGACAATGTCCAGCTCTGCACCCTGCTGAGCGTGAAGACCGGCGGCTGCAGTGAGGATTGTTCCTACTGCGCCCAGAGCTCCCGCTACAATACCGGTGTGAAGGCCGGAAAGCTGATGGGCTGCGACGAGATCCTGCCTCTAGCCAAACAGGCACGGGAAAGCGGCACGACCCGATTCTGCATGGGCGCCGCCTGGAAGGGTGTCAAGTCAGGCGACAGCCGCTTCGAGTCGATGCTCGAGACCGTCCGCGAGGTCAGCAAACTCGGCATGGAGGTCTGTGTCACACTCGGTCAGCTGGGAGATGAGGAAGCTCGCCAGCTCAAGGAAGCGGGAGTCACCGCTTATAATCACAACATCGACACCTCTCCGGAATTCTACCCGCAGATCGTCACCAGCCATACCTTCGACGACCGGCTCAACACCATCTCCTCCGTCCAGAAGGCCGGCATGGCCGTCTGCTGCGGTGGCATTATCGGGATGGGCGAGACCGAGCGTGACCGCTTGCGGATGCTGGAGGTCCTCTGCGGATTCAATCCCCCGCCCGAGAGCGTGCCGATCAACTGCCTCATGTCGATGCCCGGCACCCCGCTGGAGGATCAGCCTGTTGTTGATGTCTTCGAGCTCGTGCGCCTGATCGCCACCACCCGCATCATGCTGCCCAAGGCCCGCATCCGACTCTCTGCGGGACGCACCCGCCTCACCCGGGAGGGCCAGGCCCTCTGTTTCTTCGCCGGCGCGAACTCCGTTTTCTACGGTGACAAACTCTTGACGGCGGCCAACCCCGGAACCAATGAAGATCTTGACCTCCTTCGCGCCATCGACCTAGCTCCCATGGAGCAGGGAATGCCTGCGGCGGTCTGA